In Acinetobacter sp. C32I, one genomic interval encodes:
- the ribA gene encoding GTP cyclohydrolase II: protein MPIEFIATSKLPTAFGDFNISVFQDPATGEEHVALSKGLETAPDQPVLVRIHSECLTGDAFASLKCDCGPQLQATQRLINEAGQGVILYLRQEGRGIGLTNKIRAYALQDQGHDTVDANLLLNLPADARRYDMCSIMLDHLQIKEVKLLTNNPLKLKALTDLGINVVDRVPLTVGRNPFNEQYLKTKRERMDHLYKKDDF from the coding sequence GTGCCGATTGAATTTATTGCAACATCAAAGCTTCCCACCGCTTTTGGTGACTTCAATATTTCCGTGTTTCAAGACCCCGCAACAGGTGAAGAACATGTGGCGCTTTCCAAAGGTTTAGAAACGGCTCCAGATCAGCCTGTACTCGTGCGTATTCACTCGGAATGCTTGACAGGTGATGCTTTTGCCTCACTGAAATGTGATTGTGGACCTCAACTGCAAGCCACACAACGTTTAATTAATGAGGCGGGTCAAGGCGTGATTTTATATTTACGCCAAGAGGGTCGTGGTATTGGTTTAACCAATAAAATCCGTGCTTATGCCTTACAAGATCAAGGGCATGATACGGTTGATGCGAACTTATTATTAAACCTGCCTGCCGATGCGCGTCGTTATGATATGTGCAGCATTATGTTGGATCACCTTCAGATTAAAGAAGTGAAACTACTGACCAATAACCCTTTAAAATTAAAGGCACTGACTGATTTAGGCATTAATGTGGTTGATCGGGTTCCCTTAACAGTAGGCCGCAATCCATTCAATGAACAATATTTAAAAACCAAACGTGAGCGTATGGATCATCTCTATAAAAAGGATGACTTCTAA
- a CDS encoding DUF4844 domain-containing protein, with translation MKLLSIFLVTGLLLLSGYTQANEHKASPLNTKIINQLHKFQQQDHFLSDGYLYTGVQDSQLKKLLNKKVAETAEAYIQLYQHSAQPSKQQRLKILSDGIHQIDPDSLGTDDREQVAGTFEHFLDITGLESSEGILNTWLYNEEINRLIEKNRAAQSK, from the coding sequence ATGAAATTATTAAGTATTTTCTTAGTAACAGGTCTCCTGTTACTAAGTGGCTACACTCAAGCAAATGAGCATAAAGCATCCCCTTTAAATACTAAAATTATCAATCAATTACATAAATTTCAACAGCAAGATCATTTTTTAAGTGATGGCTATCTATATACAGGCGTTCAAGATTCTCAATTAAAAAAATTATTGAATAAAAAGGTAGCTGAGACTGCGGAAGCGTATATCCAACTCTATCAGCATTCTGCTCAACCAAGTAAACAACAACGGCTAAAAATACTGTCGGACGGTATCCATCAAATTGATCCCGATTCACTGGGTACTGATGATAGAGAGCAAGTTGCCGGTACATTTGAACATTTTTTAGATATTACTGGCTTGGAAAGTTCTGAGGGTATTTTAAATACTTGGCTATATAACGAAGAAATTAATAGACTTATCGAAAAGAATCGCGCTGCGCAGTCTAAATAA